The genomic window ATGTTTAATCTAGTCTAAATTATGCAAGAAAATCAACTTCACGAGGTTTGTATATGGGTGCGAAACTATCAATTAGTCGTGCTGCTTTGGTAGCTGTTGTTTTGGGAACCACTTTGGGGGGAGGCTTTTGGGCTGGTCAAGCTACTACACAGCGTGAATATCAACCCCGGATGCGGTCTGCACTGGCAAATTTGAAAGAAGCTAAAACCCATTTGGAAAAAGCTTCTATCGATAAAGGAGGTCATCGGGCAGCAGCGCTACGTTTAACAAATCAGGCAATTACAGAAGTTAATAGAGGAATTGAATACGACCAACAAAATCCTAGGCGCTAAAGTGCTAACTGTTTTTAAAGCGATTAGGGATATGAAATATAGCAATCCTATTTAAGTAAGTTGTGAATGAGTATTCGCCCTGGTGTAGGGACACGGCACTGCCGTGTCCCTACAGGGGTTCACGAATCATTTAAGATTGCTATAAAGGGGTGGGGAACTGGAAAAAAGCATAAATTGGGGGATGAAATCTCTGATTTAGCGGGGGTTCATCCCATTATTTATTTAGTTGAAAAATATAAAATTTACTGCTTTAACGGACGCAATCTGAACTAAGAGTTAATTACTAAAAGATAAAAACCAGCTTTAGCTGCCACGCTTCCGCCTGTCGGGTAATTTCAATCTGACGAATGAATTCTCGAAAGTAAAATCTTCGCTCTGATTCTGATAAGTCTAGCCAGAATTGGGGGATGGAAACTGCTTGCGCGATCGCTTGCAAATTTACTGGCGGCAAACTCGCTAACCTTCCTTGTAGTTGAGATATTTCTGTGCGAAGTTTGTAGGCGCGTATATCTGCTGTTTCTGAATCCAAAATGCCATTAGTAGTTAAATTAGGCAATTGAGCTAAAATATCTTGTTTTGTAGCAATTTGACTTGTAATTGCGCTCTTAATTCCATTCATATTTGGTACATTCATCCCCGCTACTGCAAGAGGTAAATCCTGACAAATTCTCTCAATAGTCTCTTGCAAAACTTGCTCGTAGGAAATTGCACCACATTTAGGCTGTTTGTTGCACTTGGTTGGACGCAAATAGAGATATTCTCCCTGTTTGCCACGAGTTGTAACGCGAGTTATCGTCATCGGTGACTGGCACTCCCCACACACAACCAACCCCGCCAAAGAACGATTTGCACTGGCTGTGCGAGGTGGCAAATGGCGGTTACGGCGTATTAGTCGGTCAATCTGTGCGGCTTCTTCCCTGGTAACAATGGGGACATGAGTATCTGAGAGAACCTGACCATTTTGATAAGCTGTGTCACCCCGATAAACTGGGTTAGAGAGCCAGCGTTGTCCGGTAGATACGGAAATTTTCTTACCGTATTTCTTTTCTAGATACCGCACCGCACCGCGCAGAGAACCGTAGAGTAGATATTGTTCAAAAAAATCTTTCACCACAGGCGCTGCACTGCGGTCAAGTATGTAACGGTCTTTACCTCGCTTATAGCCGTAAGGAGCTTTCCCCGGCCCCGGTGAAGCTTTGAGTCGCCGCTTCGCGTGTCCTTTACGGAGGCGGCGCGATCGCTGGCTTTCCTGAATTTCTTTTAATAATTGGAGCGGTGTTTGATTATACCCTACTGATTCAGTGGTGATGAGCTTGATGCCGAGAGATTCAAGATTGGAGATGCGATCGCATACTTCATCAACCGAGTCTCCCAATTCTTCTAACCGTCGAATCAGCAGATATTCGGCAGGTTCTGCTCGGCAATCTTTTAACAACTGTTGCAGCTGATCCCGACCTCCCAAATCTTGATAAACCCGATCCACCTCCCAACCCCACACATTCGGATTAGGTGTTGATTCCAACAATGGATCGCTGTACAAATACGCAATAATATTCATTGCAGTAAGGCGGCAAGGTGCTTTAGTATACTAAAAACACGATACAAGTCATTTCCTCGCCGGATTGAAAAATCATAGGACATATCGTATTGCGGTGTATCTTGTTTGATCAGCTTCAGAAAAATGAAATGGCTGCCATTTGTGACAAATCCAAAGCACGGTTTTTTCTGGTTAGGGTTGCCTAACATATAAGCTAGAGCTTGGGGTATCCCTGCGTCTAGGGATAAGCTACTACGTTTAGACTCAATGACGAATATCCACAAATGGTTTCCTAAAACTAGAACATCAATATCTCCCTTAATAACTTTATCCTCATCTTCGACAAATATTTCTACTCCTTTTTCTCCGTCTATTTCAAAAGGAGGCTGATAAAAACCTGCCAATTCCAGCCGCGGA from Funiculus sociatus GB2-C1 includes these protein-coding regions:
- a CDS encoding recombinase family protein — protein: MNIIAYLYSDPLLESTPNPNVWGWEVDRVYQDLGGRDQLQQLLKDCRAEPAEYLLIRRLEELGDSVDEVCDRISNLESLGIKLITTESVGYNQTPLQLLKEIQESQRSRRLRKGHAKRRLKASPGPGKAPYGYKRGKDRYILDRSAAPVVKDFFEQYLLYGSLRGAVRYLEKKYGKKISVSTGQRWLSNPVYRGDTAYQNGQVLSDTHVPIVTREEAAQIDRLIRRNRHLPPRTASANRSLAGLVVCGECQSPMTITRVTTRGKQGEYLYLRPTKCNKQPKCGAISYEQVLQETIERICQDLPLAVAGMNVPNMNGIKSAITSQIATKQDILAQLPNLTTNGILDSETADIRAYKLRTEISQLQGRLASLPPVNLQAIAQAVSIPQFWLDLSESERRFYFREFIRQIEITRQAEAWQLKLVFIF
- a CDS encoding type I restriction endonuclease, which gives rise to MNNDKFFTEWLADLPELSDLENRTLDRIKSNFLHLIERQQMIESIVKMVVLSPRLELAGFYQPPFEIDGEKGVEIFVEDEDKVIKGDIDVLVLGNHLWIFVIESKRSSLSLDAGIPQALAYMLGNPNQKKPCFGFVTNGSHFIFLKLIKQDTPQYDMSYDFSIRRGNDLYRVFSILKHLAALLQ